A single region of the Pseudomonadota bacterium genome encodes:
- a CDS encoding segregation/condensation protein A, whose product MAEEPEEIYEVHLKDVFEGPMDLLIHLIKKNEVDIYDIPISIVTEQYLQYIDWMKSMNVNVAGDFLVMAATLTHIKSKMLLPAKEDEDEDDPRIEITRPLLEYLQMKSAAEHLLERNILGENTFSRSQDRKVLAIDNEDRIINVGLFELMDAFQRLLDKIPAFKEFDITPDKVSVKDRINELTDMLEKEGNITFDQLFDDDFTKSDIVITFLAILEMVKMAIVSIVQHVQSGIIRLFYL is encoded by the coding sequence TATTTGAAGGCCCTATGGATCTTCTTATTCATCTTATTAAAAAGAACGAAGTTGATATTTATGACATTCCCATTTCCATTGTTACTGAACAGTATCTTCAATATATTGACTGGATGAAATCCATGAATGTCAATGTAGCCGGTGATTTTCTGGTTATGGCTGCAACCCTTACACATATAAAATCAAAGATGCTTCTTCCGGCGAAAGAAGATGAAGATGAAGATGACCCAAGAATTGAGATTACCAGACCTCTTCTTGAATATCTCCAGATGAAGTCTGCAGCAGAGCACCTGCTGGAAAGAAACATTCTTGGTGAAAATACTTTTTCCAGAAGCCAAGACAGAAAAGTTCTTGCCATAGACAATGAAGATAGAATAATAAATGTCGGACTTTTTGAACTGATGGACGCTTTCCAGAGACTGCTTGATAAAATTCCGGCATTCAAAGAATTTGATATTACTCCTGACAAAGTATCGGTGAAAGACCGAATCAACGAACTGACAGACATGCTGGAAAAAGAGGGCAATATTACTTTTGATCAGCTTTTTGATGATGATTTTACAAAGAGCGATATTGTAATTACTTTTCTTGCTATACTGGAAATGGTGAAGATGGCTATTGTCAGTATTGTGCAGCATGTTCAATCGGGTATAATAAGGCTGTTTTATTTATAA